The sequence below is a genomic window from Cucumis melo cultivar AY chromosome 5, USDA_Cmelo_AY_1.0, whole genome shotgun sequence.
aaaattatgaaatttttttggaAACAATTACATCAAGATGCTTACTCTTGCCCTTTTTCTAgaacgtaaatattttattattattggcttataaagaaatatgtaataaatataacaaatttagatatttagttctaaaaactaattttcatatACGATTTTTGTAGGTTAGATTTCAAAGAACAAAAATTGATTACCAAATACttttaagaaaaacaagaaaCGCTTACCAGTTCGAGGAAAATGCTACCAAGCTTGATCTAAATGACTAACTTATTAATGAGAAGGTTAATGACTAGATTATATCTCGTTATTCTCACCTTTGCCGTAGCTAACCACAAATCTTTGTACGTTGCTTCTACAACTGGATCAAGGATTTGACTGACCTGAAGTAGTTAAGGCATATAAAATATGTTGGAATTGTATGGTATTCATGTAGTGATGTCATGGAAGATTGGTGGATTATGGGAAACCAAAAATATTTCAACTCCTAGTATGCGTTAAAGTACACGAACCTCTCCGAGATGAAGACCGAGGTGCTCACACCACAAGGAACATCGTAGACTATGAGCGAACTTTCCAGCTTTCCAAGGTTTTCCATTCATAGATGAAACAACAAACTCTTTATCCTCAATAATTACTCCAATCTGCAGAAGGAATACGGTGATAAACTGATAAGTAGAAGTAGAACAGACTGAGTACGTATATACAAGCTAGGCAAAAATATTAGTGCCTCTGAATTTTGcctttatttaaaaatgtcctTGACTTTACATATAGCTTCAAAACTGCCATTTGAGTAGAAATCCTTTAGAATGTTGGACGGAAAATTGAGGTGAAATGTTGTCAGGACTAAGTCTAAGAGAACAAGATTTAGACACGTTGACTTTTCATCCAACAATCAAACAACTTTTCAACTGCAGTGACGATTATGAAATATTTATGAAAGACAGAGGATAATGCTGCAATCTTTGAACAAATATAGGTATTATTTTGGTATCTAATTTTTTTCCAATATTTTTATAAACCAAGCTAAGATTTGAAAACTAAACCAAGCCAAGTTTTACAAATGTTTTTATGTGACATGAAAGTAGACAACTAAAAATTTTAGCAGACTCTAAGATAGCTTAGAGCAATACCTCAGAATCTCTGGATCCAAGTAAACTTCTATCATTAATATTGGAGGAACCAATAAAGGTAATACAATCATCGATTATCATCAATTTGCTGTGCACATATATCTGAAAAAAGATAATCAGGTAGTTCATTACAAGCTCAAATTGATAGCATTTTGAAACAACTTAAACCTTTGATATTATTAGAGAAATTTGTTTTAGTTTATTGCGGAAGTTGACCATATGCTATAACTAATGATGCCCATTAACTAAGATCCCGTTTAGAAACCAtttcgttttttgtttttggcttTTGAAGATTAAGCCTAttgtctctttttttctttctgacaATAATTTGCATATTTCTTAATTACAATGCTAGCCAAATTCCAAAAACAATAAGAAGTTTTTAAATGctacatttttatttttgttttcaaaattttgcttGGCTTTTTAAACCATTGGCAAAAGGTAGAtaacaaaagaagaaatttaaaaatgaaagaagTTATGTCTACAAGGTTCacttccaaaaacaaaaacaaaaaaccaaatgGTTACTTAACTGGGCCTAAACTTTTTCGTTTTTCTATGCAAGATCTGTagcaaatataaaaaaaattgctgCCAAAATTGAGAgtctatatatacattttatttcatGACAGATCATCTGATTAATATTATATGCGAGCAAGATCCAATAATCAATAATAGAGGTTattaagaaacaaaaaagaaaaaagaaaataaacaaaacaaaaaaactaaGCTACATATGTTAGCAAGAAGCTTAAGTGTACCTGACTTGTAGCAATTGGACCACCATCAAATAGTCTGCCATATGATCGAAGgccacaaaataaaatataatcttGCGTTTTAGGACCCAATAATAGATTGAGACGGTACAGTATCGAAGTTTTTTCCCAACTAATTGTTCGGTACTGCCAATGCATCAAGGCTCGAACAGTTGCTGCACCATTATCATCTACACCACCCTGATGGATGCGTAAGGGACAGGAAGCAGATAGTCCGTGAAGCCAGCCATAGAGAGCCAATAGAAAGACTagaaatctaaaattttaaaagataaatgaAATATGCCAATACATACCTGAAATCCAGGTAAGAGTGGTAAAACAACAATAACTCGAAAACATTGTTTTTCTTTATGAGCCAGCCATATACGTTGGTATAATGCATCCAGAACCCGATTTTGTATGGTCTCATCCCCTGATAAACCAGATATGAAAAACTGGTTCTGAAAGTAAAACAAAAGGGTAGAACTCATTCATCACTTCATTTAATTGCATCGATAGAAATAATGATTAGTTATTTATCTATGTTGAGATCTATATGTTTGACACACGCATTTCCTAGTGATTCCTGATTGGCTAAATAACAGGCTGAGAAGCAAGTGAACTTCGTGCATACTTACTCCTACTGTTTGCCAATATTTTTGTCTTTTATCGCTCTAATTTTTCACTATTTTTAGTTGTAAATATCCTAACATGCATTGTTTTTCACGTGACATAACATTATAGTTTAGATAGTTGTATGTCCTTTTTTTCAAGGTCTAGATACATTGGCAGATTGGTTTCCTTTTGTGTGATAACTAACTCTTTATTTTTTAGGACTACAGTGATGTCAAAGGATTCTTTGAGAGAACAATTTTTTCCCTTCTAAACAGTGACCCATAAAAAACGGAAGTTCCCATGACGAAGGATGTTACCTCAATGTAGATGAAGTGTTTTGCCTCTTGAATGGCAGCACAATAAGCAGCATGAATACTTGCTTCTGGTTTGCTTGTTCCTGCTGACCACTGGCTGACACTTCTTATTACCTAAAATCACCAAGCAATCCATAAGTACATACATATATAAGATtcttaattaaacatatatGCCAAGATGTTTTTGCCCTTATAGATAGGTCTTGTCTTGGGAAGAATTTAAGATTTCTACTGTGGggtttaaaagaagaaaaaatttattcaaatccTTAAGCTTATATTATTAATTGTCACTCAAACAGAAACagatagatagagatagagatGGCTAACCTGACAATTGCTACTAGTAAGGGGACCAATTTCGCTGACCTCGTTTATAGCAACATGGTTACTTTCGCATTCAGTTTCTAACCAATCATTTGAATTTTTCATATATGGCGGAGTATCAAAAGTAGGTTCCCTCAGATGACCAAAAGCACCAAATTCATCCAAAAATCCAAAGTCATCTAATAATCCGTTTGTTTGTTCAATTTGAGTCAATGGTTCAGCATTGTATGCTTGGAAAGAACCAGTAACACTTTTTCCTATTTCCATGGGCTGATTGAAAGAATTGTGCTGCATGGAAAGATTATTTGTTTGCTCGTTAGAATCTGGAAGTCCACCAGCTTCCTGAGGCATCAATAATGGAATATCATCCTGTGGGGATAAGGAGGAAAAGAGATCATCCGTGGTCTGCTTCTGATGATCTTGCTCTGAGTCTGTATTTTTAAAGCTCAACTCTGTGCGTTTTCCCATGTAATGTGGAAGGACCATATCATGTTGAGGCATAAGTAAAGgtattttttcttcatttggGGCTTTGTTTCTCTAGAATAATGCTTTGACATgttagaaaggaaaaaaattaagGTTGAAAACAGGTGCATGTGAGACAAGATTGACCTTGGCATGGTTCCACCTCTGAACAAAGTGTCGAGCAACATCACGGCATGGAGATCCCCAAAGAGCACAGTGAACATCATGCCATGGCATTCGAGGACACTTCTCCCGCTCCAATTCATCTTTCATTGTGTCTTCCCAAGAATTTGGTTCAGATTCTCTAAACACACGCAAGTTCGGCAAATCAATTATATTCACAAGTATCCTAAAAAAGGTACATTtctaaagaagaaaattttaatattctACGACTGTCTCTGCTGTTCAATCAGGCATGAGCATGCTTGAGAACACGACAATAAAGAATACTGATACAAGACGTTCTCATCTTTTTTGTGAAAAGTAATAGCTACCTTGGGTTGTAATAGTCCTTTCCCGGCCATGTATAGGGAGGGAAGTCACTCACTTTATGCTCCATTGTATCATACCGGCCAAAGCATAAATCCAAACCTCCAATGAAGCAAATCTGGTGATCAACAACGACAATTTTTTCGTGATGTGACCTGTCATTATGCCATGGAACAGGTGATAAAATTGTTTGAAAACGGAGGCTAAAAATGATAGGtaaaatacaacaaatttaaCATAATCTACAAAATGCTTACCAATAATAAATCCCAGTTGACATATGATCAGGAGAACGTAATACCTTAATATTCTCATGAATGTTTAAAAGCCTCTTCTTGCTATACATACTGTTAATTTTCAGAGCAATAGGAACCTCCTTATACATTAGGATGTagatctgaaaaaaaaaaagcttcaaaGTGAAAATAAGTTCATGATGAGTTCTagaaaatgcataatataataaaaaaatgtatggGAACTACTAAGAGCAAAATTGAGGGGCTGTTTGCACCAAAAAAGATCCAAAGTCAAAACAAATAATAGCTAGATAAAACGTACACAGATAACTTTTAGAACTGCATTAATAGCTGATCAGAAGTTTAGGCTTTAAACTAATTTTATTGCATCCTACAACATCAACAAAGTATCCAAACTCAGTCAATGCCTAACAATGCAAcaaaatccaatattttaaaacaaaCTGTTATTTCACTCATAATTTTGGGAATTGCTTAAATACCTTGACACCTTCTTTTGCTTTTGTTTCCAGCAACGCGTCAAGCCGTGATGAAGAATGATTATGAAAAGGACGTCGCGTATAAAGCTCAGGGCAAAGCCACCAGCCAGTGATGAATATCTACAAAGAACATTAGACCACTTAAGTTTACACGGTGATTTGACAAGCATGTTGTTTCAACTTTCATGTGGACTATCGGACCTCAGATTTTGCAGCCTCAATAGAGCAAGCGATTGCTTCAAAAGCTGCCCGGCCATCTATGAACCACTGAGCTTGGCTTTCATCATCACTCAAACCTCTCTGAGGCGCAAAAGAACCAAAGCGATGAGGGTGGCACCAGCCATCTTTGGCTCCAAAACCAGCATCATTAATTGATGAGACCCATTCTCTGACTTTGGCAGTACTTGTGGTTCTGAACCTTATGTCCCCATCACCGCGCCTAACCTTTTCAAAACATTCTGTATTGTCATTAAATTTGAATGTGCTATATGAACTCTGTTCCCAAATCAAATTGAAGATTTTGGCACGAGAAAAGAAATAACTGAATTCCTTAACCAGCATTAGCAGACAAGTTCAATTCTcacaatttcaattcaactatgACATTGCAGAAAATTGTGGTGTGTTCACAAACAAGTCAtgtaaaaaaattacataaagtTGGACGAAGTAACAAAAGATGAGTTGAATTACAGACGAACTTGAATAGAAataagaagaggaaaagaagaaaagaatacaCACCTTGAATGAATAACGTAAAGGATTCCGCTCCTTGACATGATATGCTAAGCATGCTTGGGATCCCTCCTCTTCTACTGTTGGTAGCACATCAAAAACAATTATATCTAGAAGTTTAGAGTCCATAGGATCAGCAACCAAGGCCAAGAAACCTGGTTTCAAAACAGCCCAAACCTGTTTGTCATCAGGGGTTGTCAAAAAAACCAAAGTATTGATCATTGAAAAAAGAATGGGGCATGTTGAAGTTCGTAAAATTAAATGCAATTCATGATTGTTAAAATGAAGGAGTATGAATAGCATGGGTAAAAATTTCTCTACTTGAATAAAAATAACCTTCTGCTAAAGCGATCAATAGTAATGAGAACTAACTCATCATTAAGCAATTTAAATTCGATCAAAAGAAACACAGAGAGATAAGTAAACAAACCTTTTTCCAATTGTACATGCAGCAACTGCACCAATGACATGCAAAACATTTTATACTAGAATCAGATCCTGTGACTTGTTTTAAATGCTTCACCATTAGGTAACCTTCTTTCAACTTTGGACCATGTTCTCTTACAAATGACATCTTCGAGACTTCTAAAAATTTGCAGACCTGCTTTCCAGGACAACTTATTTAGAGAAACAGAGGAAGCATACGGGTGCAATGTGATCAAATTATATAAGAAACCTTCAAGCAATCACCCATACATTATACATTTCCCTAGTTCGTAAGAAGGATAGGGAGTTTAGAATTTAATATTCATTGAAATTAAAGTACACGGAAAATAAAATGGACAAGTTACTATTCAATGCTTTGATCAAAGTTACTGGTCTTTCTACGAGAAGTTGGcgttttaagaaaattttacaCTCACCTCACGAGAATTTACAATATCCAAGTTCCCAAAGAAGTGATTTAAGTAACCTTGCATTGCTAGCTTTGCCTTGTCTGAAATGGACCGCTGTCCTCCCAGTGCTGGCTTAATGATGGGTAAAGCAGCAACAGAAGGAACGTTCCTGTACATTTTAGAAGAATATCAAATTTCCAATGCATCGATAACTACCTTCTTAGTTCTTACACCccaaaagaaatagaaaaacaaaacacaatatCCACCATAAGATAAAATGATCGATTTGGTATAAAGCATAATCTTAATTCAATAGGTAAATGGGTTAAACAATATGCTTCCATGCATCAACCTGTTTCTTGTAGTTTGTTCATCATGCAAAGAAAAGGCCCCATCATCAGACTCGTCATCATGATGAACTACAGCTGGATGGTCAACTATTCCCATGTTGTGAAGCCATTCTTTCACCTAGTATGTAAACATGCGAACCAATCAAAACAAGAAATTATGAAAAACAAACTAAATAGAATCCAAGTTTTACATTTCAGGGCCTTGTTCATaacaattttgattttgattatcTATCATCACAACTGttactaagaattttcttcattttgtatACTATTTCTAAATCACTGTTAAAAGCCCCTAAACTTTTCACTAAGAGATGTAGTTTTAACTTTTCATTTGTTGTTCATTAAATTTAACTAAGACTTCAAAAGTGTTTAATTATCAAACGAACCTAAAACTAACCAATTACATTCAGGTTAGAGCTAATGGAGCAGAAATGTTATAGATAGAAGATTGTTTGGAATATACGATGTAAGGAAAACCTGCTCTTGTTTCTCGTGGAGTTCTTCAATAAATGCACGTCTCTTCAatgaaaaatgtaaatatagAACTTGCGATGCTTTCTTCACTAACCTCCATTTAAACTGTCAACAGTGAACTTCATGTCAGTAATCACAATAAAACAATGTTTTCAATTTGGAATAGCTAGACTTCATTTGTCCCTTTGGGCTTCAGTTACGAAGAACTTTTGTAATTATTCATAAGAAATATTTTACTTAGTTGGAACCCCATCCTTTAGTCGAGTAttttgaaggtttttttttcttcgaagTACGTAAAAAATGTCAAGTTAGTTAATCTAATACAACCAAAAGTTTAGGAACATCTTAAAcactttttaaaattgaatccATTAGACACAACACAACTTTGAAAGTCAAGAGCGTATATGTATAATTTAGACAAATACCATTTTGGTCCATATACTTTAAAGTTTGCTCAATTTTAGTTCTTGTATTTTTGGTTGTCTTGTTTTAGTTGTAATACTTTCATTAAATCTAATTTAGTCCACTTTCCGAGTTTGTTGTTgactttttagaaaaaaaattgttgccCATTAGCATTTTtactataaattttgaaaacatatcACCATAATAGGTCTATTTGCAtgaaaaattattgttattatttaattaattagactatttttaaatatagcaaaatgaaccaaaatatttacaaaatatcatAGTCTATTTACAATCGACCATGATAGACTACGATAGACTACAATTTGTGTCTTGTGATATTTTGCTacatttgtaaataattttataagttttgtctttcaaaacaattttcttaattaattgtGGTAAAAATTAATTTGAGGGGCTAAGTTTAAGAGTTATTGAAAGTATAGACTAAAATTGGCCGATTAAAAGTACAAAGACTAAGATTGAACAAACTTGTCTTGGGGcaaaatggtattttgatcTATAATTtgacaataaataaataaccctGCCAAAAACACCTTTGATAAAAATATTAGCCAATTGCTCTACTCCTACCAatcatttcaaaaaaaaaaaaaggaacattCATATGGAAGATTCAAACACAAATTCTTCCCTTTCTCACAAACAGCACTACTGTTTCACAGCCAAACGTATTAAACTTTCACAattacaaacaacaaaacctAGCAAATCAATCTTCAAAATTTTCTCAATAAAATGAAAAACACATCAAAGCACAAGATAGACAGAGAAGTTCTGTTAAATACCTGTTTGTATTGGATTTCAATGGTGTAAGATAACAGCAAGGGACTAATATCTCCAGTATCCGGCCGTGAAACCGATACAATCGAAACAATCGGAAGCTCCTCAAAAACCCTAGCGGATTCTACACATTGCCGGAACGAGTGCAAGGCTGAAGCAAACAACCTCGGCGGCTCAGTTTCCGGAGTCGTTCCACTGGAAATCAATCTCTTCGTCGACATAACGAATCAAGGAAGGAAGTGAATTACAGAGAGTTCATGAAGGAAAATTTCGCGGGACGGAAGTGAATTCTTGCAAGAAATTAAATGAAACtggaatttgaaattgaaagaaGAGAGTAGTTCGTGTTCGTGTTCGTGGTATAGTTTTTGCCTTTTGGAAGGTAACttgaagaaaatacaaaaaaccATCGAAAGTTAGTTATTTATATTTACGTAGTGGTTGTGTTCAAGTgttgttttttaaatatttctaagCAAAATGGAAAATGACTAAACCACCCTCTAGAACATCAATTATGAATTcaagattaattaattttcaaaatttatcaaaaatttAGAAGTTAATTAGACTCAATAGAAAGTTTTTCAAGAtacttttatagtttttttttcttttaaaattattttaaatgataaaacttctgaaaatatttataaatatagtaaaatatcacaatctataATGGATCACGATAAATCGTAAACATAGATAGTCGTCTATTATAAACAGATTGTGATTTTTTGTAAGTATTTtggtttatattttttaaaaaaaataactattagtatattttttatttagtttgcAAATGAATAATGG
It includes:
- the LOC103494522 gene encoding phospholipase D zeta 2-like — protein: MSTKRLISSGTTPETEPPRLFASALHSFRQCVESARVFEELPIVSIVSVSRPDTGDISPLLLSYTIEIQYKQFKWRLVKKASQVLYLHFSLKRRAFIEELHEKQEQVKEWLHNMGIVDHPAVVHHDDESDDGAFSLHDEQTTRNRNVPSVAALPIIKPALGGQRSISDKAKLAMQGYLNHFFGNLDIVNSREVCKFLEVSKMSFVREHGPKLKEGYLMVKHLKQVTGSDSSIKCFACHWCSCCMYNWKKVWAVLKPGFLALVADPMDSKLLDIIVFDVLPTVEEEGSQACLAYHVKERNPLRYSFKVRRGDGDIRFRTTSTAKVREWVSSINDAGFGAKDGWCHPHRFGSFAPQRGLSDDESQAQWFIDGRAAFEAIACSIEAAKSEIFITGWWLCPELYTRRPFHNHSSSRLDALLETKAKEGVKIYILMYKEVPIALKINSMYSKKRLLNIHENIKVLRSPDHMSTGIYYWSHHEKIVVVDHQICFIGGLDLCFGRYDTMEHKVSDFPPYTWPGKDYYNPRESEPNSWEDTMKDELEREKCPRMPWHDVHCALWGSPCRDVARHFVQRWNHAKRNKAPNEEKIPLLMPQHDMVLPHYMGKRTELSFKNTDSEQDHQKQTTDDLFSSLSPQDDIPLLMPQEAGGLPDSNEQTNNLSMQHNSFNQPMEIGKSVTGSFQAYNAEPLTQIEQTNGLLDDFGFLDEFGAFGHLREPTFDTPPYMKNSNDWLETECESNHVAINEVSEIGPLTSSNCQVIRSVSQWSAGTSKPEASIHAAYCAAIQEAKHFIYIENQFFISGLSGDETIQNRVLDALYQRIWLAHKEKQCFRVIVVLPLLPGFQGGVDDNGAATVRALMHWQYRTISWEKTSILYRLNLLLGPKTQDYILFCGLRSYGRLFDGGPIATSQIYVHSKLMIIDDCITFIGSSNINDRSLLGSRDSEIGVIIEDKEFVVSSMNGKPWKAGKFAHSLRCSLWCEHLGLHLGEVSQILDPVVEATYKDLWLATAKENTTIYEEVFSCIPNDNINSRLSLRQSLADLKVKLDHNTLDLGIAAEKIESHENGEVKMIDSMERLKCIRGHLVCFPLKFLWQEDLRPGFIESEFYAAPHVFH